In Acinonyx jubatus isolate Ajub_Pintada_27869175 chromosome A3, VMU_Ajub_asm_v1.0, whole genome shotgun sequence, a genomic segment contains:
- the NTSR2 gene encoding LOW QUALITY PROTEIN: neurotensin receptor type 2 (The sequence of the model RefSeq protein was modified relative to this genomic sequence to represent the inferred CDS: inserted 4 bases in 3 codons; deleted 1 base in 1 codon; substituted 1 base at 1 genomic stop codon), with protein MESSSPSPSPGAALGLDARLGVDTRLWAKVLFAALCSLILALGAAGSALSVRVVLKGRAGPPGRLRYHVFSLALSALPLWPVGVPVELFNFVSFHYPWVFGDPGGGAYYFVREPCAYATVLSVGGPSAKRCLAVRQPXLLSPRRTRRLLSLFWAAXALPTAVITGQKHELEKAGGEPEPASRVCTVPVSRATLQVCIQVNVLVSFVLPLALTAFLNGVSVSHLVALGSQVPSLSAPGSPSPNHVELMSEERRKLPLEGHTSLVRHKDSSRLLGLQHSVQGLRAIVAVYVTCWMPSHTRRLMYRYVSNDGWTGTLYDYLVTDTLFYXSVQRXPVLNNAVSSSFRKLFLEALGSLCREGHPRGTLPSRGAPEPHGCRL; from the exons ATGGAGAGCAGCAGCCCGAGTCCCAGCCCCGGCGCTGCGCTGGGCCTGGACGCCCGGCTGGGTGTGGACACGCGCCTCTGGGCCAAGGTGCTGTTCGCCGCTCTCTGCTCGCTCATCTTGGCGCTGGGCGCGGCGGGCAGTGCGCTGTCCGTGCGCGTGGTGCTGAAGGGGCGCGCCGGGCCCCCGGGGCGCCTGCGCTACCACGTATTCAGCCTGGCGCTCTCGGCGCTGCCGCTGTGGCCGGTGGGTGTGCCCGTGGAGCTCTTCAACTTCGTGTCGTTCCACTACCCCTGGGTGTTCGGCGACCCGGGCGGCGGCGCTTACTACTTCGTGCGCGAGCCGTGCGCCTACGCCACGGTGCTCAGCGTAGGTGGCCCGAGCGCCAAGCGCTGCCTGGCCGTGCGCCAGCC GCTGCTGTCGCCGCGCCGCACCCGCCGTCTGCTGTCGCTCTTCTGGGCCG ACGCCCTGCCCACGGCAGTCATCACCGGGCAGAAGCACGAGCTGGAGAAGGCTGGCGGGGAGCCGGAGCCCGCTTCGCGCGTGTGCACGGTGCCGGTGAGCCGCGCCACGCTCCAGGTCTGCATTCAG GTGAACGTGCTGGTGTCTTTCGTGCTCCCCTTGGCGTTAACTGCCTTCCTGAACGGGGTCAGTGTGAGCCACTTGGTGGCCCTCGGCTCCCAGGTGCCGTCCCTTTCTGCCCCCGGCAGC CCGTCCCCCAACCACGTGGAGCTAATGAGCGAGGAGAGGAGGAAGCTCCCCCTGGAGGGCCACACCAGCCTGGTGAGACACAAGGACTCCAGCCGGCTCCTCGGCCTCCAGCATAGCGTCCAGGGTCTCA GAGCCATTGTGGCCGTGTATGTCACCTGCTGGATGCCGTCCCACACCCGCAGGCTCATGTACCGCTACGTCTCCAACGATGGGTGGACTGG CACACTCTACGACTACCTGGTGACAGACACCCTCTTCT AGTCAGTTCAGCGGTGACCCGTCCTGAACAACGCTGTGTCGTCCTCCTTCAGAAAACTCTTCCTGGAAGCCCTGGGCTCCCTGTGTCGAGAAGGCCATCCCCGTGGAACCCTGCCCTCCCGGGGAGCCCCGGAACCCCACGGCTGCAGGCTCTAG